CAAATTCACTGGGTCAACTTGAGTGTCATGTTTTTTGTTGtcgtcatcatcttcttctccttcttcaccAGCATTGTTGTTTTCGATATCGTCATCACCAGCAGCATCAACGATACTTTGGGTCATTGTCTTGTTGCCAGCTTCAATATTATCTTCAGCATCAAGCAAGGTTTTCTCTTGAACGATCTCACCCTCGGATACACCATCTTTAACAACTACTACAGGAAATTTCAAGGGCTTCTCAGGCCAATCCTTAAAGAAAGAATTCATAACCATGAAGCGGAGAACCTGCAACAACCAGCTTTTATCTTTCCTTATATCAGCTCTAAGAAGTTTTTGCAAAAGGGTCGGACTCCTCTTGCTGAAAGAACTGCCATCAAATGATTCCTCAGTTGTTGGTCTTGGCTTCTTGGAATTACAGTCTCTCTTATCTGGTCTCCCTCTTTTATCATTCCTCATTCCAAATCTCCCCCTCTTGGTTGATGGCCTACGGTTTTCTTCCCTTCCATTCACCCTTTTCTCCAAACCTAGAAGATACTGTGGCGGAATTTCTGCAACTTCGACTCCTAATTCAGCTTGCTTTGCCAAAATCTCCTTGAGTTGCTACAACAGAAGGTtacaatatataataagaaaaaacTTCAGTTACATAGATTGTGACAATGAAGCATCAATCTGGCCACCTTGCAGAATTTTAGTCACTGAATGCCTGTTTTTAGAttgaaacaaatttataaaCCCAGAACTGAAAACTTCAGTTATCTTTTCATGAGTACTTTAACATTGTTAGACATGCTTAGACAAAATGCCAAATTTCTCGAATCTTGGATGCTAATACATTAACTATTACATATATCTATGTTATTTGGACCCGGGTGTGAGTTCAAATACGGGTATGTGTCTAACAAGGTTATGTTCAATTTGAAGGGTTGTAGTCCCATACCCAAGTCCAAATATGTGCCGGATACAGGTGTCAAACAAGGATACttcaagaaaaaagaagattCAGAGCACCATAGACATATATGCCTAGGACGAGACACAAGGCAGTCTTATAGGTGGAAAGCATCAAACGTTTATTAACCAGATGGTTCCCTTTTAAGATGAGATTGGCCTTATGCTCGAGCATATGCAATACTAGTAAGTTTTTTATAGATCaggaaaaattaataaatgtaccTCGCTACGTGATTTTTCAACCTCGGAGTCAGCCTCTTTTCCACTCAGTTTCTGCAGCCACGAAAGTCAATTATCCTCGAATGCATATACACTTTAAAGGGAAcaaaaagtgaaatgaaagaGAATTCTGCAGCTATATCCAACCTTCTTTATGTTGGCTTTTGTTGGATAGAACTTCTTACGTTCTTCACGCCACTTTCTTATCTCTTCCTCCGTATAGGTCAAAGCAAGCGACCTTCTCATTTAAGAAAGAATTGTGGACACATCAAAGCagagattaaaaataaagaatgtaATTATAAGAGGAGAGAAAATACATGACAATTTATAAGAAATATTAATCATAAGTACAGGAAAATAAGGTTATGCTGTAGATGATTTCACTAAAATGTCAAATGCAATTGATTCGGTTCTATTAGCCTCCCTGTTCGGAATTATTATCAAGGaaaacattaactttttctCAAAAGTATTTGGAAAGAACAGAAAGAAAATCCTTTAACATAGTTACAAGGCAGCTTGTAAATTAATTGAAACCTATGTTGCTTGACTCTTCATCTCTCTTGAAATACTTGTTTCTATTACATAACCTGACATAAGTTGGGAGATATGACCATCCAAAgatcctccaaatacatgaaaaaactttgaaagaaaattgaacATACCCATCTCAAGCACATATACATAGTTGACAATCACAATCAAGTCCGAATAACATAGCTGAAAACTACCTAGGCTGTCCATACACATACATTTTCTGTACCCCAGCAAACAACTAAATACAGAGAAAGAAAACCAACACACTAAAAtcttgtgaaattttaaaagttctGGCATTTATACCAAATCAAAACAAGTAAACCAACAGAGCATCAGCATTCCTTTTACCGTTTTCATGCATACGGTGGGATTTCATCCACAACATTTCAGGCCTTGACTTATCATCAATAGTTCAAACTTATACAAGCAAGAACTTAAGCACCTCACCGAAACGGAATCAATTAAGGGCTAAGTCGGACAACTAATGGTTTTTTAACATGATTGCTTAGAATTATTCCAGTTGTGACCACCATTAAAATATTCAAGGAATTAAGTTTCTAAAATTAATCACATAAAGCTCATTTATTTAAACTCAATGCAATACATCCCCATTTGTCAACTCACTCTAATCCCATACCACTTAACTTCTATTTAAAGTAATTCACGTAAATACTCAAGAGATACCACCATTCCATTCTCCATACCAATAAAACTCCCATGATAAAATAGTTATTGCAAGCCAAAGAACTGCTTCAAATATAAGAAAGCATAAATAGAACTGTCTATTTTCAGGCTAACCACTGTCATAAGTGTAGCAGACATCATTTGTAAAAAAGCAGTTTCAACTAAATAAATGTCTCATGTTAACACAAAATTACTCTCAACTGAACGTCTCTGTCAAAAAGCAAAAGTTATCTTCACATCTGACAAGCAAGATTATGAAACGAGTATTAGCAAACAGAAGTtaccttctcttttctttagcTGGGTTTGCAGAATTAGAATGAGGAAATTTAGCTGCCCTCTCATTATCAGGCcctgttattttttttctcaaggtGAGGAGAaactagaattttttttcaaaagaaacaaaagaatctAGTagcaaaaaacaaataaaagaataagaagGTACAAAGGAAACCAATATCTATTTTCAAGTTGTAGACACCAAAAATGCAAAGTTGTGCATGGAAAAAATTGTCTGTCTTGTTTTTTAAAGAGccaaaacaaatcaatttatttcaaacataaagCTTCAGATGTCTGTACATTGGTATTCACAtgtgaattcaaataaatcaaacaaacTATATCTTCTAATATCCCTTTCTTGGGTTTTTAGTTTCCAACAGATAGAGAAGAATTTAAGCTTCACAACAGCTTTAGCTCTACCGATCTCATACTTCAGTGATCCAAACCTATCCCAGAGTACTCTTAAGGTCTTTGCTTATTTAAGTGTAAACTTCTACACTTTTACCAACTTATCTGAAAAATAGAAAACcttccatctttttttttttgcaatgctaaattaaatgtttgaataaaacATATCTTAAACATAGTGATCAACACTAACAGCAATTTCCATCGATCACTCCATACACCTTGCACATCCTATTCTATTTCCTGAAACCTGTGACTAGCTGGGACTTCCATCTTAAACCCTAATTCACTATTCCAAAGAAAGTCTTGTTTCACCCAGTCGCAGTTTATTTTCAATCAGATCACTGGAATTACTAGGAAGGGAACAAACACTATATCATATTCATTTATAATCAAGATTTTTTTCAATGAACTCCGA
This genomic stretch from Gossypium raimondii isolate GPD5lz chromosome 6, ASM2569854v1, whole genome shotgun sequence harbors:
- the LOC105773097 gene encoding uncharacterized protein LOC105773097 isoform X3; this translates as MNNLAMFPQLPAQFNNSLHNPNQPNWLNLPQQNNMGLTNGQQQRQQLQQQQLFLQNQLQNVSQLLNSQLPDLSQFVSGGQAIVPNPHFGIMRPNQMQQQANQSQQNLADVNASNLSSVPASLVPGDPSFGRPMGGPGKNSQNMNNFPGRNAKRDSKWGSQKSKFQQPRFHQADNGKRAFASSNGHKKKGPDNERAAKFPHSNSANPAKEKRRSLALTYTEEEIRKWREERKKFYPTKANIKKKLSGKEADSEVEKSRSEQLKEILAKQAELGVEVAEIPPQYLLGLEKRVNGREENRRPSTKRGRFGMRNDKRGRPDKRDCNSKKPRPTTEESFDGSSFSKRSPTLLQKLLRADIRKDKSWLLQVLRFMVMNSFFKDWPEKPLKFPVVVVKDGVSEGEIVQEKTLLDAEDNIEAGNKTMTQSIVDAAGDDDIENNNAGEEGEEDDDDNKKHDTQVDPVNLYVREKVAELVRNGEGEGEIID